The Nomia melanderi isolate GNS246 chromosome 4, iyNomMela1, whole genome shotgun sequence genome segment ACCTTGTCAATACCAATGTCTTAATTACACATCAGATTTTGAGTAGTACAGTGACTAGTGGCGACAGCGGTGGTAGAATTACTTTTGGAGATGGAGGTAGTGGCAGTGATAAAAGCGGTAGTGATGGCGGCAACCATGATGGTATGGTGATAGAGCAATGACATTGTCGTACATTTAGAAAAGTATTCATCTGCTGACAGCAGAattttcaatgtgaattgtaATGTGAGGCCCGTAAAAAAATGAAGATTTGCATAACGTGCGTGTATTGGGCATTACTTTTTATATCAGTCGCTTCCAGGCAAGTACTTTGTCACTcttttattaactatttacaCATACAAGAGCGTTTAGGGTTGCCACGCgctttattttaatagtattagtgCATTGCTAAACCGGTATGTTTCATTAAAACCTAAATAGGAAAACTATGTTGTTACTAGTAAAAATATCCCttctattattttcttgaatattagaagaattaaaatttatcagcaactttgctattttatattttataatatgtacaTAGCAATGATGAAATATTTCTGAGTTCAGATAATACATGTAATACTCCTATTATTACCGTGTATATACTttcatgtttaaataaatttctattattaatttttaattaacagcaaattctttcattctttgcATTCTATGATTATacatgatataaatattatttaaaattttattttgcaatacatttttaaaattatttttaattacctttttataaaatgtttcctatttataaatatataaatcttattgATGAAAtagtttgattattttaattaatttataaaagctTACATCTGTAGAAAAAGATagataattaatatgtatttattacatCTTCATTTACACTGTGTTTCAAAAaacataatgaaataaatcaatggatttaattttgtttcatatattatttttctgttacatatacattaatatcatttaattgtaaataattgaagGAATTTCGAAAGaggattataataaattctatttgtttaaaaagttataatcATTTACAATTCTGAAGGATACAATTTTATCATACATAtagtttaacaaataaaattatttgatcttCTTAACAGTGCCCTACTCTTCATCATAGTAGCTTCAGAAAATGCAGAAAACAATTATCATTcatcttttaaaaataatgaaacatcaGAAGTTTATGATAATGATACATTGGAGAGCATAGAAAACGATACATCTGAGTTATCTAACATAGCTGTTgttaaaataaagaatccaagaaaattagaaactaaTTATGAGGATCATTATTATCAGGTAAAGattcaaaatggaaaaatataatatactgttTCCTATGTATACAATGGTAtgtattttaacattattattatcataatcatGTTCAGGAAAAATTTCCCAAAACTTCTATCAACTTTGAAACTATTACAAATGGTGAAATACAAAGAAATGAGAATCCTTAtgaagatataaatattgtgGCTGAGAGTCTTCCTCAACAACCCAATCTATCCCAGGGGTAAGTCTCTATTATGTGCCATCACTCGAAAGAAAATCTcattactttgaattatataatacctTCATTGACATTGACGTAAGATTTGTAAGAGTTAAGTAACAATATTATGCGTTATTCTATATAGGTAACTATTTTGTATAGATgattaaaaggaaataaaggattataaatatgtttcagTGTTTAAGATTCATACTTTTACATTTTACAGAATTTCTGAAACTGAACAAGCTTCAGTATTAACTCTATTAGATACAGCTGCAGCCGAGTTGCAAAGTTTAGTAGAACCAAAATTAACTTCAGAATTTGCAAGAGGCAGATTATTTGGAAAGAATTCttcattattaacaaaaacATCTAAGATTGGgcaagaaacaaaaaaagaagagaTAGAAATATCATCTAGCACACATGTTCCATCAACTATTGACGAAGAAAACTCTGAAAGATCTAACCGAACAAATATTCTTGGAGAAGATTTGTTATTACTACCAAATGAAGTTACTGAAGGAATATCGGAAGGAGTAGTGGTAGTTAGAGCTGAACAGGGTCCTATTATTATCGACGAAACAGAGTTCCTTGAAGATGAAGTTAAAATACTTTCTGATGAAGTTACAAAAACGGATAATATAGTCACAATAGCTCCAGAACTCAGTGACTCTGATGCCAAAGCTCGATTAATCAAACATACTAGAGACGAAGCTCCTGCTACCATTGTCATTGGTGAAGAGATTGTATCTGTAGGATCTCCTGATCCACATGAAGATATTCCATCTTTTAATGAGTGGACACAAAAAAGATTGGAAGAAGCTGAAAAAAAGAAGAGTAAGTGTATAAACTGataaaaactttaaaattaaCTGTGCTATATACAGTAAAAACTTCTTTGTTTTCAGCTCATTCAAATGCATCAGTTCAAAATTCTGGAACACCAGCTCGAGGAATTGGTGGAATGAAGGTTCGTTCCAAGAATTATGCTTCTCCAGACTGTGGAGCTAAAGTTGTAGCAACGAATCCAGAAGCCAGAAGTGCTAGAAGCGTTCTTGCGTCTACTAGAGATGAATATATGCTAAATACTTGTACATCTCGTATATGGTTTGTAGTAGAACTTTGTGAGGCCATCCAAGCCAAGAAAATTGAGTTGGCTAATTTTGAGTTGTTTAGCTCATCTCCAAAAGATTTTTCAGTATACATTAGCGATCGTTTTCCTACGAGAGATTGGAGTATAGTTGGTCAGTTCACCGCAAAAGATGTAAAGGATATTCAAAGTTTCGTCCTACAACCACATATCTTcggaaaatttattaaagtgGAACTTCATACGCATCATGGATCTGAACACTTTTGTCCAGTTTCTTTATTTCGTGCTTATGGTACTAGCGAATTTGAAGTTTTAGAAACGGAAacggaaaatcaaatttctagAGAAGCGAATACGAATGTGGACGATGATGAAGACAGTGACGAAGAAGAAGGTTTAGATATTGAAATTGATGAACCTCCAAGAAATTTATTTGGTAGCGCTAGAGATGCAGTACTAAGTATTGTGAAGAAAGCTGCCCAGGTACTAGGAAAATCCAGTGACTTAACTGATAATAACATTACAGCAATTGAACAAAGTATAGATGACGCTAGTATTCTTGGAGACTCTTTTGTATGTTGTACTACGCCAAAATATATGATTTTTTGCAATGGTTGTTCGACCCAAGAATTTGCAAAGGTCTTCCAATTAGTTAGTTGTCAAAATAAGCAACTAAATCAGTTGTTGAGGGTCAaccttataaataaaacattaaaacaaagTGGATTCTGCAAGAATTATGGAGTAGGCTTTGGAACTTCTATTAAAAAGAGTTCTGACCTGGAAATTGCGAAAATGAAAGATTCAGAAGCAAAATTTAACTCAACAAAAAATTTGCAATCGTCGTTCTTGACATCTATCTTTAAGTTTGAGTATATTGCAGCGCTTTGCAATGCGTTGGCAATAAAAGAAGGTAAAATGGTATTAAATACAAGTTATGAAATGCAGTTTAACTATTCCAAAAATATCAGTAAGGAAAATATATCTCGTAAGAATGATGGAAATTATAGTAGTGAGTccattaaatcatttgaaagtTCGTCAACAGCACATACGTCAAGCTCAAATAGTGGCAGTTCTGAGTCAGTGTCTCCTGGGGAATATCAGAAAACAAGTCAAGAACTACTAAACGAAGAATCTGAAAAATCCATCGAGACTCCTTCAAGTTCTGAAAATGTAGCTTCACAAATTAAAACAACTAAACCATTTGGAaaagaggaaataaaaaatGAGTCTTCTGATTCTATTTTAGAATCGGACAAAGATACTGTAGAAGAAACGGCTTCACCTGAAATGTTAACGACTATTCCCATGTCCCAAACTAGCGAACAACACACTAATATAAAAGTTTCTGAAGAATCATCTATTACTCCTGGTACTACGATTGAGAATTTTCCTCAAACGACAACCACCATTCCAGTGATTATTGGTGATAATAGCGAAGTGTTGCATGAAGATATGTTGTCTGACATAGAATCTGTAGAaattcgaaacatacaaaataacGTAGAAAAAATAGAACGATTTGAACAAGAAGGAAAGCAAGGACAACCAGAGATTCTagaacaagaaataaaattaacttcTCAAGATTCTTTAACATTTGATACACTATTATCAGATTTGAAAGATTTAGAAGGAGAAGCAGTGCAGATGCAAAGCGGATCTGCTGCAAGTGCTTCTGCAACACAATCGACAATGAACATCATGCCACAGAAAGAATCTGTTTTTCTTCGATTGTCTAATAGAATCAAGGTAAGTCATTGTTAATCAAATTAATCTTTACAAATATGAATCATAagttttttgtaaatttattattaactactacaatttcatttttaggCATTAGAGAGAAATATGTCTCTCAGTGGACAATACTTAGAAGAGCTAAGTCGACGTTATAAGAAACAAGTTGAAGAAATGCAAAGATCACTGGAACGAACGGTGTCAGTAATGaatgaagaaacaagaaaaaggGATGAACGAGAACTGAAAAAGGCCGAAGAAATCGCTATGCTAAGAGAAGAAATAGCCATTTTGTCCAAATCACTGAAAAATCTTCTGTACGACCGGAATAGTTGGCATGGAACATTTGCAATGATAGGTCAATACATTGTGTTATTATGTTCCCAAATTTTTGTGATATGCTTGATTTTATTGTACTGTCGAGCAAACAAAAAAGTTgagggaaaagaaaaacagCAGTTGAAGAAAGACACATTACGACGAAAAAGTGCAGAAAATTTTAGCTCTCACgtaaagaaaactaaaaaacgTCGCCCAAGTGAGATAGCATCTCACATCACTGGCACGTACCGCGAGTTGATGATAGATGATAGATCTCAAGAAtccaaaaaagaaagaaaaaagaaacggaagaaaGAAGCTGCGAGTGGTAGTAAcaaaacaaatatgaaaaatgaagtaAGAATGAACTCAGTTATGGATTACAAACATCCATCAAATACTCTTACAGATGATGTAGAAGTAATTTCAAGGAATATTTCAACTCTTAAAACAtctcaatcaaatgattttcaAGTTTATAGGAGGCCAAAATCTATTTTGGAAAACACAACTGATTGGTTCAACAATTATGAGACAGAACCCAgtgttcaattaataaaatcatataaagaaAACTTCGATACGGAGTCGGTAAAAAGTTATGAATTGAGTAGTTCATACATTGAAGACCTGAGTGAATCAAATGTATTGAAAGTAAGCATGCTTTCAGAACATGTTGATCCAAGCGAGAAAACTAAAATATCGAAAGatactttgaattttaataatagtggTGTAACCTTGAAAGATACAAAATTGAACGCGACATCCTTCTTCATTGAAACTGCTTTAAGTacaagaaaaaagaggaaaattcatttgaattctaTAAACGGAGAATGGAGTCGAAATTCGAGTGATTCGAACGATATATCTGTAGGAATAAGTCCCACA includes the following:
- the LOC116425229 gene encoding uncharacterized protein LOC116425229 codes for the protein MKICITCVYWALLFISVASSALLFIIVASENAENNYHSSFKNNETSEVYDNDTLESIENDTSELSNIAVVKIKNPRKLETNYEDHYYQEKFPKTSINFETITNGEIQRNENPYEDINIVAESLPQQPNLSQGISETEQASVLTLLDTAAAELQSLVEPKLTSEFARGRLFGKNSSLLTKTSKIGQETKKEEIEISSSTHVPSTIDEENSERSNRTNILGEDLLLLPNEVTEGISEGVVVVRAEQGPIIIDETEFLEDEVKILSDEVTKTDNIVTIAPELSDSDAKARLIKHTRDEAPATIVIGEEIVSVGSPDPHEDIPSFNEWTQKRLEEAEKKKTHSNASVQNSGTPARGIGGMKVRSKNYASPDCGAKVVATNPEARSARSVLASTRDEYMLNTCTSRIWFVVELCEAIQAKKIELANFELFSSSPKDFSVYISDRFPTRDWSIVGQFTAKDVKDIQSFVLQPHIFGKFIKVELHTHHGSEHFCPVSLFRAYGTSEFEVLETETENQISREANTNVDDDEDSDEEEGLDIEIDEPPRNLFGSARDAVLSIVKKAAQVLGKSSDLTDNNITAIEQSIDDASILGDSFVCCTTPKYMIFCNGCSTQEFAKVFQLVSCQNKQLNQLLRVNLINKTLKQSGFCKNYGVGFGTSIKKSSDLEIAKMKDSEAKFNSTKNLQSSFLTSIFKFEYIAALCNALAIKEGKMVLNTSYEMQFNYSKNISKENISRKNDGNYSSESIKSFESSSTAHTSSSNSGSSESVSPGEYQKTSQELLNEESEKSIETPSSSENVASQIKTTKPFGKEEIKNESSDSILESDKDTVEETASPEMLTTIPMSQTSEQHTNIKVSEESSITPGTTIENFPQTTTTIPVIIGDNSEVLHEDMLSDIESVEIRNIQNNVEKIERFEQEGKQGQPEILEQEIKLTSQDSLTFDTLLSDLKDLEGEAVQMQSGSAASASATQSTMNIMPQKESVFLRLSNRIKALERNMSLSGQYLEELSRRYKKQVEEMQRSLERTVSVMNEETRKRDERELKKAEEIAMLREEIAILSKSLKNLLYDRNSWHGTFAMIGQYIVLLCSQIFVICLILLYCRANKKVEGKEKQQLKKDTLRRKSAENFSSHVKKTKKRRPSEIASHITGTYRELMIDDRSQESKKERKKKRKKEAASGSNKTNMKNEVRMNSVMDYKHPSNTLTDDVEVISRNISTLKTSQSNDFQVYRRPKSILENTTDWFNNYETEPSVQLIKSYKENFDTESVKSYELSSSYIEDLSESNVLKVSMLSEHVDPSEKTKISKDTLNFNNSGVTLKDTKLNATSFFIETALSTRKKRKIHLNSINGEWSRNSSDSNDISVGISPTISKSLPENVCNDCDTPANGLSVNQSDESRSSSVISMSKKKDKKSTGFRKMVRKFF